A single genomic interval of Mycolicibacterium sp. MU0053 harbors:
- a CDS encoding peroxiredoxin — MKRGDVVDDFVLPDQTGTERRLSELLTDGPVVLFFYPAAMTPGCTKEACHFRDLAAEFAAVGAQRVGISTDSVDKQAQFAGKENFDYPLLSDADGTVAAAFGVKRGLLGKLMPVKRTTFVIGTDRRVLEVIASEFSMDTHADKALDALRAGSSA, encoded by the coding sequence ATGAAACGCGGTGATGTCGTCGACGACTTCGTACTCCCCGACCAGACCGGCACCGAGCGTCGGCTCAGCGAGTTGCTCACCGACGGCCCGGTGGTGTTGTTCTTCTACCCGGCGGCGATGACCCCGGGGTGCACCAAGGAGGCCTGCCACTTCCGGGATCTCGCGGCCGAATTCGCCGCGGTCGGGGCGCAGCGCGTCGGGATCAGTACCGACAGCGTGGACAAGCAGGCCCAGTTCGCCGGCAAGGAGAACTTCGACTATCCGCTGCTCTCGGACGCCGACGGCACCGTGGCAGCGGCCTTCGGCGTCAAGCGAGGGTTGCTCGGCAAACTCATGCCGGTCAAACGCACCACCTTCGTCATCGGCACCGATCGGCGCGTGCTCGAGGTGATCGCCAGCGAGTTCAGCATGGACACCCATGCCGACAAGGCCCTCGACGCGCTGCGGGCGGGATCGTCGGCCTGA
- a CDS encoding class I adenylate-forming enzyme family protein, producing MVITKAGRTPRIMPFDMAGVARGADGVLRYTTLAPSLLEMFHASVRRHPDRECIAVLDVERLSYQETWTRAARVAGGLRAGGVRPGDRVAIRYGNGLQWCLSFWGALMSGAVAVPVNTRFAETEVDYVLDDSGATTVLGPAGPLPDGAPFVAADVGHDTLAALMYTSGTTGFPKGAMVTHENFLSNCETARRVLSLPADMPIRNLIAVPLFHATGCNSQLLSTLQLGGTAVIMPAYEPQAFLRAAVEESITILTAAPALFWLAMAQPNFAEFDLGGVGWVTYGGAPTSPEMIARLRAAFPNALLANGFGLTETSSIATCLPDAYTETRPETVGFAAPPVEVDLADVDPDTGVGELLIRGQNIVAGYWNKPDKTAESFVDGWLHTGDLARIDDDGFVQVVDRVKDMINRGGENVYCVEVENVLIQHPAVFDAAVVGVPDEMMGEKVGAVVVPRPGSTVEAKDIHDFVAARIADYKAPQYVAVRDEQLPRNPAGKVLKSLLRSETRWGEQIR from the coding sequence ATGGTGATCACCAAAGCGGGCCGCACGCCGCGGATCATGCCGTTCGACATGGCGGGCGTGGCCCGTGGCGCCGACGGAGTGCTCCGCTACACCACACTGGCCCCCTCGCTGCTGGAGATGTTCCACGCGTCAGTGCGCCGCCACCCCGACCGCGAATGCATAGCCGTACTCGACGTTGAACGGCTGAGCTACCAGGAGACCTGGACTCGCGCCGCTCGGGTCGCCGGCGGCCTACGCGCCGGTGGAGTGCGGCCCGGGGATCGGGTGGCGATTCGCTATGGCAACGGTCTGCAGTGGTGCCTGAGTTTCTGGGGCGCCCTGATGAGCGGTGCGGTGGCGGTTCCGGTGAACACCCGCTTCGCCGAAACCGAAGTCGACTACGTCCTCGATGACTCCGGCGCGACGACGGTACTCGGCCCCGCCGGCCCCCTGCCCGACGGTGCGCCGTTTGTCGCCGCCGACGTCGGGCACGACACGCTGGCGGCGCTGATGTACACCAGCGGCACGACCGGATTCCCCAAGGGGGCCATGGTCACTCATGAGAACTTCCTGTCCAACTGCGAAACCGCCCGTCGAGTGCTGTCGCTTCCCGCGGACATGCCGATCCGCAATCTGATCGCCGTCCCGCTGTTCCATGCCACCGGGTGCAACAGCCAACTGCTGTCCACCCTGCAGCTCGGCGGGACCGCGGTGATCATGCCCGCCTATGAACCGCAGGCGTTTCTGCGTGCGGCCGTCGAGGAAAGCATCACGATCCTCACCGCGGCCCCTGCCCTGTTCTGGCTGGCAATGGCCCAGCCCAACTTCGCCGAATTCGATCTCGGCGGGGTCGGCTGGGTCACTTACGGCGGGGCACCAACCTCACCGGAGATGATCGCGCGGCTGCGGGCAGCGTTTCCCAACGCACTGCTGGCCAACGGATTCGGCCTGACCGAGACCTCGTCGATCGCGACCTGTCTGCCCGATGCGTACACCGAAACCCGCCCGGAGACCGTGGGATTCGCCGCTCCCCCGGTGGAGGTGGATCTGGCCGACGTCGACCCCGACACCGGAGTCGGCGAGCTGCTGATCCGCGGCCAGAACATCGTCGCCGGATACTGGAACAAGCCCGACAAAACCGCCGAATCCTTTGTCGACGGCTGGTTGCACACCGGTGACCTGGCCCGGATCGACGACGACGGGTTCGTCCAGGTCGTGGATCGGGTCAAGGACATGATCAACCGGGGTGGCGAGAACGTGTACTGCGTCGAAGTGGAGAACGTGCTGATCCAGCACCCGGCGGTGTTCGACGCCGCGGTAGTGGGTGTACCCGACGAGATGATGGGTGAGAAGGTCGGCGCGGTGGTGGTTCCTCGCCCCGGGAGCACTGTCGAGGCGAAGGATATCCACGATTTCGTGGCGGCTCGAATCGCCGACTACAAGGCCCCGCAGTATGTCGCCGTCCGCGACGAGCAGCTACCGCGCAACCCCGCGGGTAAGGTGCTGAAGTCCCTGCTGCGCAGCGAAACCCGTTGGGGCGAGCAGATTCGCTAA
- the hisI gene encoding phosphoribosyl-AMP cyclohydrolase, whose protein sequence is MTLDQKIAARLKRNAEGLFTAVVQERSSGDVLMVAWMDDDALARTLETREATYYSRSRGEQWIKGATSGHTQHVHSVRLDCDGDAVLLVVDQVGGACHTGDHSCFDADVLLPEES, encoded by the coding sequence ATGACACTGGACCAGAAGATCGCGGCCCGCCTGAAGCGCAATGCCGAGGGCCTGTTCACCGCTGTGGTTCAGGAACGCAGCAGCGGCGACGTGCTGATGGTGGCGTGGATGGACGACGACGCGCTGGCTCGCACCCTGGAAACCCGTGAGGCCACCTACTATTCGCGTTCACGCGGCGAGCAGTGGATCAAGGGCGCCACTTCCGGGCACACCCAGCACGTGCACTCGGTGCGGCTGGACTGCGACGGGGATGCCGTGCTGCTCGTGGTCGATCAGGTCGGCGGGGCCTGTCATACCGGCGACCACAGCTGCTTCGACGCCGACGTACTGCTGCCGGAGGAGAGTTAG
- the hisF gene encoding imidazole glycerol phosphate synthase subunit HisF: MSAVTTRSGLATRVIPCLDVDAGRVVKGVNFENLRDAGDPVELAARYDAEGADELTFLDVTASSSGRATMLEVVRRTAEQVFIPLTVGGGVRSVEDVDVLLRAGADKVSVNTAAIGRPELVAEMARQFGSQCIVLSVDARTVPAGGHATSSGWEVTTHGGRQGTGLDAVEWAARGAELGVGEILLNSMDADGTKAGFDLPMLRAVRAAVGVPVIASGGAGAVEHFAPAVAAGADAVLAASVFHFRELTIREVKEAMAAAGICVR; encoded by the coding sequence ATGAGTGCCGTTACGACACGGTCGGGACTGGCGACGCGGGTGATCCCGTGCCTCGATGTCGACGCGGGCCGGGTGGTCAAGGGCGTCAACTTCGAGAACCTCCGGGACGCAGGCGATCCGGTGGAACTGGCGGCACGCTACGACGCCGAGGGCGCCGACGAACTGACGTTCCTCGACGTCACCGCATCCTCGTCCGGGCGCGCCACCATGCTCGAGGTGGTCCGTCGCACCGCCGAGCAGGTCTTCATCCCGTTGACCGTCGGGGGCGGAGTGCGCTCGGTGGAGGATGTCGACGTGTTGCTACGCGCGGGCGCCGACAAGGTGTCGGTGAACACCGCGGCGATCGGACGTCCGGAACTAGTCGCGGAGATGGCCCGGCAGTTCGGGTCCCAGTGCATCGTGCTGTCGGTCGATGCGCGCACCGTGCCCGCCGGTGGCCACGCCACCAGTTCGGGCTGGGAGGTCACCACCCATGGCGGGCGCCAGGGGACCGGCCTCGACGCGGTCGAGTGGGCCGCGCGCGGCGCCGAACTGGGGGTGGGGGAGATCCTGCTCAACTCGATGGACGCCGACGGCACCAAGGCCGGCTTCGACCTCCCCATGCTGCGCGCGGTGCGCGCCGCGGTGGGGGTGCCGGTGATCGCCAGCGGCGGCGCGGGTGCGGTCGAGCATTTCGCACCGGCGGTGGCGGCCGGGGCCGATGCGGTGCTGGCCGCCAGCGTGTTCCACTTCCGGGAACTGACCATCCGCGAGGTTAAGGAAGCCATGGCCGCAGCGGGGATCTGCGTGCGATGA
- a CDS encoding inositol monophosphatase family protein → MPVAELDPAKLSEWLSIAADVLDGASAQFIAGHRAESAVAKKGDDFATEVDLAIERRVVAELQRLTGIGVHGEEFGGEPLDSELVWVLDPIDGTFNYAAGSPMAAMLLGLLWRGEPVLGLTWLPFVGQRFTSLVGTPVRCNGEQLEPLQPSALAESIVGVGTFNIDSRGYFPGRYRSAVLENLSRVCSRMRMHGATGIDLAYVAAGILGGAISFGHHVWDHAAGVALVRAAGGIVTDLEGQPWTPASRSALAGAPGVHEQMLALVRAAGSRKDYR, encoded by the coding sequence ATGCCTGTCGCAGAACTCGATCCGGCCAAGCTGTCCGAGTGGTTGTCCATCGCCGCCGACGTCCTCGACGGCGCGTCCGCGCAGTTCATCGCCGGACACCGGGCCGAGAGTGCGGTGGCCAAGAAGGGTGACGACTTCGCCACCGAGGTGGATCTGGCGATCGAACGACGTGTGGTCGCCGAGTTGCAGCGGCTGACCGGAATCGGGGTGCACGGCGAGGAGTTCGGGGGCGAGCCGCTGGATTCGGAGCTGGTGTGGGTGCTCGACCCCATCGACGGCACGTTCAACTACGCGGCGGGGTCACCGATGGCCGCGATGCTGCTGGGGCTGCTCTGGCGGGGCGAGCCCGTGCTGGGGTTGACGTGGCTGCCCTTCGTCGGGCAGCGGTTCACCAGCCTGGTCGGTACCCCGGTGCGCTGCAACGGGGAACAGTTGGAGCCCCTGCAACCCTCAGCCCTGGCGGAATCCATCGTGGGAGTCGGCACCTTCAACATCGACTCCCGCGGCTACTTCCCCGGCCGGTACCGGTCCGCGGTACTGGAGAATCTGAGCCGGGTGTGCTCACGGATGCGGATGCACGGCGCCACCGGGATCGACCTGGCCTACGTCGCGGCCGGAATCCTGGGCGGGGCAATCAGTTTCGGACACCACGTGTGGGATCACGCGGCCGGTGTGGCACTCGTTCGGGCCGCCGGCGGGATCGTCACCGACCTCGAGGGCCAGCCGTGGACCCCTGCTTCACGGTCCGCGCTCGCGGGCGCTCCGGGCGTGCACGAACAGATGCTCGCACTCGTGCGGGCGGCCGGAAGTCGGAAGGACTACCGATGA
- the priA gene encoding bifunctional 1-(5-phosphoribosyl)-5-((5-phosphoribosylamino)methylideneamino)imidazole-4-carboxamide isomerase/phosphoribosylanthranilate isomerase PriA, with amino-acid sequence MTSKPPLILLPAVDVVDGKAVRLVQGKAGSETDYGSALEAAETWQRDGAEWIHLVDLDAAFGRGSNRELLAELVGKLDVAVELSGGIRDDESLTAALATGCARVNLGTAALENPTWCAAAIAEHGDRVAVGLDVQIINGDHRLRGRGWETDGGDLWEVLERLDSEGCSRFVVTDVTKDGMLTGPNLELLTEVARRTDAPIIASGGVSSLDDLRAIATLTDRGVEGAIVGKALYAERFTLPQALAAVSG; translated from the coding sequence GTGACTTCAAAACCGCCATTGATTCTGTTGCCTGCCGTCGACGTGGTCGACGGCAAGGCCGTGCGCCTGGTGCAGGGCAAGGCCGGCAGCGAGACCGACTACGGGTCGGCGCTCGAAGCCGCCGAGACCTGGCAGCGCGACGGCGCGGAATGGATCCACCTGGTCGACCTCGACGCCGCCTTCGGCCGCGGCTCCAACCGCGAACTGCTCGCCGAGCTGGTGGGCAAGCTCGACGTCGCCGTCGAATTGTCCGGCGGCATCCGCGATGACGAATCGCTGACCGCCGCACTGGCCACCGGTTGCGCGCGGGTCAATCTCGGCACCGCGGCGCTGGAGAATCCGACCTGGTGCGCCGCAGCGATCGCCGAGCACGGTGACCGGGTGGCGGTCGGCCTGGACGTACAGATCATCAACGGTGATCACCGCCTGCGTGGCCGCGGCTGGGAGACCGACGGCGGCGACCTGTGGGAGGTGCTGGAACGGCTTGATTCCGAAGGCTGTTCGCGCTTCGTAGTCACCGACGTCACCAAGGACGGCATGCTGACCGGACCGAACCTCGAGTTGCTCACCGAGGTCGCCAGGCGAACCGATGCGCCGATCATCGCCTCCGGTGGGGTGTCGAGCCTGGATGACCTGCGGGCCATCGCGACCCTGACCGACCGCGGTGTCGAGGGAGCCATCGTGGGCAAGGCGCTCTATGCCGAGCGCTTCACCTTGCCGCAGGCGCTGGCCGCGGTCAGCGGTTGA
- the hisH gene encoding imidazole glycerol phosphate synthase subunit HisH has product MTPKSVVVLDYGSGNLRSAQRALERTGANVTVTADADAAANADGLVVPGVGAFEACMAGLRSIDGERIIADRVSAGRPVLGVCVGMQILFARGVEFGVESRGCGQWPGAVTRLDAPVVPHMGWNVVEAAPSSGLFKGLGADARFYFVHSYAAQRWEGNPETLLTWSTHHVPFLAAVEDGPLAATQFHPEKSGDAGAELLANWVEGL; this is encoded by the coding sequence GTGACACCGAAGTCCGTGGTGGTGCTCGACTACGGATCCGGCAACTTGCGCTCAGCGCAGCGGGCGTTGGAGCGAACCGGTGCGAACGTCACGGTGACCGCCGATGCCGATGCCGCGGCCAACGCCGACGGTCTGGTGGTGCCCGGCGTGGGTGCCTTCGAAGCGTGCATGGCCGGGCTGCGATCGATCGACGGCGAACGCATCATCGCCGACCGGGTGTCGGCCGGGCGCCCCGTGCTCGGGGTGTGCGTCGGCATGCAGATTCTGTTCGCCCGCGGGGTGGAGTTCGGGGTGGAGTCCCGCGGTTGCGGCCAGTGGCCCGGCGCGGTGACCCGACTGGACGCCCCGGTGGTCCCGCACATGGGCTGGAACGTCGTCGAGGCGGCGCCGTCCAGCGGGCTGTTCAAAGGACTCGGAGCCGACGCACGGTTTTATTTCGTGCATTCCTACGCAGCACAACGCTGGGAAGGTAACCCCGAGACGTTGCTGACCTGGTCGACACATCACGTGCCGTTCCTGGCAGCCGTCGAGGACGGCCCGTTGGCCGCCACGCAATTTCATCCGGAGAAGAGCGGCGACGCTGGTGCGGAACTGCTCGCGAATTGGGTTGAGGGACTGTGA